In Cotesia glomerata isolate CgM1 linkage group LG8, MPM_Cglom_v2.3, whole genome shotgun sequence, the sequence CCCTTTATATTAGACCTCCCTTCATGTTTGACCAAATTCTTTCTCTATATTTGACGATCCTATTTCCCACTACGAGTTTTTGTCccatcaatgaaaaaaaaacctcaGTGGCGGgcatatttaaatttcaatgggattaaatattaaatttaaatatattttaaataagatttattttaaatatatttaatatctcAACTTACCTTACAATTCTCCACAttgattgacattttttaattttaatataataatcttTGTGAGTTTTAAGGTTATATCGAGATGGCTGTTTACATACTATTTTTGTACATTACGCAGTTGATCGCGCAGACCTAAGTGTTGCAATAGTGGGGGCGtcaggacgagtcaaatatatttatttatttattttgtcatACGAATTTTATTCCTGTACTTGGTGTGCATCATTGtgtatgtcaaattttttttcagtcttagtagatagattttacgaattttataaaaagtaaaatattttgcaaccacgcacactaaatacgttccaaaattatttctttaatttttgaatttacaacaaaatgttttttaatttccgaaatttatatacaatcatatcggttacttggattttttaatattttgattttatatctttttgtaaagaaaataaaatttttttttcttataagtcttatgaacgtagacttggcgcgattttttacagtgaagctgtttttgttcggatatccTATATCCTAAATCCTATAATTTATGATACCTTAAACCCTTagttacaaaaggtaaaaacTCTATAGTGACCATTGTTATATCCGATGATATAGTAGATGTCGATTTGATGCATTACGCGGCAAATTcactataatttaaattatttaatttaatttataataaattatatattataaataatgcattttgtttatatacaaaatttgttgtaGCACATAAATTAAAGTATAGTAATCTccttaaataaacaatcaacAAACTAACTTTGTCAACATTTCTCAGAACTATAAAAGTACCCGAACAAGCTTGCTTGTGTTACTCGACAATTAAACCTTTGTGAAaactaataaaagaaaaaccaTGTGTTAAATGTCCTTCAAGGGTTTGTTAGTTACATATACATTCTCGTTAAGCATTTTCAAGAGgtcgtaaattataaaatagaataagaCCATAGAACCAAGCCAACAATAATACTAttcgttaaataaataactgatAAACTATTGGAGTTacgtttaataatattaaaaataatagttaatatttaattaaaataacaatatttcatattaattaataaaccaaaatcataattaatctGCAACActtgtattaaatttaaacgtcttaatcatcataatttaataagtaacatttataaattaatatctaaaCTTATAGCTATGATAGATAaactttacataattatatttataacatttataataattaagttataataataataataataataataataataataataataataataataataataataataataataatgttctAAAGTTAATACTTTTGTTAATGGATACACCATAAGAATTTAAGATATAATTGTGAGCCCAGGTATACATTTGTGTATGTACCAAGCAAAATATATATAGGCACAGACATGGACGAGAATAAGTATTAGTGTATAAGTTAAAATAAGTATTAGTATATATATGTTAGAATAAGTATAAGATGTAATAGACTAACAATAAGTATATTCGTTTGAAACATAGAGGGGGAAGTGAAGCCGGGAACCACCGACTTCGAGCCGATACTTTTGTAACTACACTTCTCCCTGAGAACTTTAACTGAGCACTTGCTGTAGCTGAAACCACCGAATAAAATCAAGCTCTTcgttaattattgtttatcatttaaaacagTCCATCTAACtaaagttttcttttttcttcaaCTTAACCCAACAGATTTCATTATCAAAAGCTGAATTAATaaacaacaataaatttaaatagatcCCGCGTGACTACAACTCACACCTCAGTCCAGAAGGAGGCAGTACGAGCAATCTAGTGACCTTGCTGGACATAACACCATAAAACTAGAAAAACATAAGCTACAGTCTAATTTTACTCTACATGAATTTGTcagaatgaaattttattgaaacaaaatcatttttgttaCTATTACATCATCAAGATcacactaattaatttaaatttgaaaaaataatgtatttaAACTCTTTTTGCAGCAATTCGAGCAGATTTCTGGATATTATCTAGTTTTGTACTCAATTTTTGACCATTAAATATCACATCATCATAACTCACCTCCATAATATTATCAAAACCAAGTTTATCGCTTATTTTTTGAGAATATGTAGATGTAAATGTCCCTGAAACAAGACTTGGAATAGCATTAGCATTATTGACTGACGTTCTGTTAAAATCAACGGAAGTTTTTTTGGCTATTCCTCTTCTCAATTCGTTTACTAATTTCAATGTTAATGACATTAATAATTCGGCGATTCCTTTTCGCTGATGAGTTTTTTTGACTGTCAGAAAAGTCATTTCCAGTATACAATTGACCTTGTATAAATCGAAGAGATCTACTCTGGACTCAATATTGATGTTCACATTTGCAAAGCATTTTGATGCTTTATGCTTGCTATTTTTACCAAATACTTCAAGGTtgcttttttgatttttaggcAATGGTGtctttaatagaaataaaaaaataataaaaaaattatttgaattaattttaactgttTCTCAGTaagtaaactaatttttaaatgaaaattaaaaaatttaattttaaaatatttgatttttaaaaattcgattttaaaaagaaaattttttcaaaatttaattaaaaaaaaaatttgatttttaaaaattaaatttttttcttggatcaagtaattttttcagtacATGCTTTACTTACAAgtactttatttaaaataacaccGACGACTTCCCTTGTATTAACATCAATCGCAACGACACTAAGCCCATCAGCAGCGACACCAGCGCATAACGGCTCGAGTTCTTCAGCGGCTCCAGGATCATAAGATACACTACAACCTTTGCTTAAGTTTTCATCggcaaaaaaaacttctttaaTGATAGACAAGGCACCTTTCAATGTTCTATATGTTAATGGTTGAATTTCTATTTTTCCATCATTTGAAAATCCTAACGCTTGCTTATTAAATGTTTGCTCAAAATTACTACAATATGACACAAAAATTGATTAACAATATATTAcagaatatataaataaaaaaatataattactttgaaaatcttcgtccgctattgaaattaatattctGAGATTGAACTAATACgcagaaagttaaaaatgttaacaACTGTGCTGACAGTAATTGCATATTGtcagaatatttttgtattgaaaaattaaattttttaaatatgattaaaagaattttttatgtatttttttcacaaaaaaaagaaaaataatcagtttgatataattaaacacaattatcaaaattttatataattttttacgtattttttacgtaatgttttttcaatgatatcattattaattttgtaaataagaACATATgttgtattaatattattgtattgGTTAAGTAaataatcgattaatttttgttcccgcgaatttttttttcactgtaaatTTTAGGATGATAACATAATAGTACATTAAGATACGACTGGCTTAAATGAGCGATTATGACACGGCGTGAAGTTAGCGCACCAGCGAAGCGAGTAAATAGCAGGACCGCAAGcattccaaataaataaaatttagaatgctaaaataaataattgcttaAAAATAGTCTAATAGTATAATCTAATTGTAGTAATCGACAACGTCGCACGAGTTGcacatactattttttattacaaatgcgGCGATATATGTGGGCCCAAAATCGGGGTCCAGGGGAGCCCGATTTTGGGCCCCCCCCAGTCccaaaaaacaaatgaaaagttaaaaaaaaagaaacaaatatatatcaaataataaatccaaagtgattaatattaattaacaaaaaataaattcacacaTTGAAACAatcaatacataaaattaaataacattaaatttagctgtcactttataattttttaattttcttaaaaatgttaatttccactttctatttattattaaaatcataaaatgtaaaatcttaacgaatatttatctttcttcTGATTGAACTTCAATGGTG encodes:
- the LOC123271047 gene encoding uncharacterized protein LOC123271047, producing the protein MQLLSAQLLTFLTFCVLVQSQNINFNSGRRFSNNFEQTFNKQALGFSNDGKIEIQPLTYRTLKGALSIIKEVFFADENLSKGCSVSYDPGAAEELEPLCAGVAADGLSVVAIDVNTREVVGVILNKVLTPLPKNQKSNLEVFGKNSKHKASKCFANVNINIESRVDLFDLYKVNCILEMTFLTVKKTHQRKGIAELLMSLTLKLVNELRRGIAKKTSVDFNRTSVNNANAIPSLVSGTFTSTYSQKISDKLGFDNIMEVSYDDVIFNGQKLSTKLDNIQKSARIAAKRV